A genomic stretch from Lathyrus oleraceus cultivar Zhongwan6 chromosome 2, CAAS_Psat_ZW6_1.0, whole genome shotgun sequence includes:
- the LOC127120788 gene encoding V-type proton ATPase subunit E, giving the protein MNDADVSKQIQQMVRFIRQEAEEKANEISVSAEEEFNIEKLQLVEADKKKIRQEYERKEKQVDVRKKIEYSMQLNASRLKVLQAQDDLVNKMKEAAAKELLNVSGDPEVYGSLLKDLIIQSLLRLKEPSVLLRCREVDLPLVEDVLESAAQEYAEKANVHVPEVVVDKDVYLPPAPSHHNPHDLHCSGGVVLASHDGKIVFENTLDARLDVLFRNKLPTIRKELFGQVAV; this is encoded by the exons ATGAACGACGCAGATGTCTCCAAGCAAATCCAGCAGATGGTGAGGTTTATCCGCCAAGAAGCCGAGGAGAAAGCCAACGAGATCTCTGTTTCCGCCGAAGAA GAATTCAACATCGAGAAGTTGCAGTTGGTTGAGGCTGATAAGAAGAAGATCCGTCAAGAGTACGAACGCAAAGAGAAGCAAGTTGATGTTCGGAAGAAAAT TGAGTATTCTATGCAGCTGAATGCTTCACGGTTAAAAGTTCTTCAAGCCCAAGATGATCTGGTTAATAAAATGAAAGAGGCTGCAGCGAAGGAACTCTTGAATGTGAGTGGTGATCCCGAAGTGTACGGAAGCCTCTTAAAAGATCTCATTATTCAG AGTTTGCTGAGGCTGAAAGAACCTTCTGTTCTATTGAGGTGTCGGGAAGTGGACCTGCCTTTGGTAGAGGATGTCTTGGAGTCAGCTGCTCAAGAGTATGCTGAAAAGGCAAATGTTCATGTACCAGAGGTCGTGGTTGATAAGGATGTCTATCTTCCACCTGCCCCCAGCCATCACAATCCCCATGATCTCCACTG CTCTGGAGGTGTGGTATTGGCTTCTCATGATGGAAAGATTGTGTTTGAGAATACACTTGATGCACGTTTGGATGTATTGTTCCGTAACAAACTCCCAACG ATCCGCAAGGAGCTATTTGGACAAGTTGCTGTTTGA